The genomic region CATCTCGAGCGCAAGCTGTTCATGTCGGATTCCAAAGCCCTCCTGCGGGCCCACAAGCTAGTGTGGACCCTGGACCTGGATAGCCTGCATCCCTCTTGGGCTCCGCTCTTTCGCCGCTACCACTGGAGCCGAGCGGAGTGATCGATCGAGCTTTCTGGCGTCGGCGGTTTCGGCGTTTTTTCGAAAGTCGTAGTCTCGGGGGTTTCGGAGTCAGTCGGCGGTGATCCAGCACTCCAGCGTGTCGGGCGAAGCGCTCTCGAAGAGGGTGTCGGACCGAATTTCCACATGGTAGACCCGCGCCGTCTGGTTTTCGATGCTCTGGTAGGATTGCGGGGTCAGTTCGATTCGAATGGTTTTCCGATCTTCGCTGATTTCGAGCGATGCGATTTGCTCCTGCACCGGATCCAGCTCTGGCGAGCCGTAGTCCGGGGCGTCACGGTAGGTCCATGAATTGATCGCTATCGAATCGCGTATCGACTCCTCTGATACGCTGGATGAGATCGGTTTGGTGAAGGCGATGGAGAAAGCCTCGTCGGCTTGGGAGACGGTCTGAATATCGATTGGCGTCGTTTCTCCGTCCCAAACGATGCGTTGCAAGCTAGCGACCTTTCCGCCGCGGGCCTGCCAACCTCGGCCCGTTTGTCCGATTAGCAAGCTGCCGTCAGGTAGAAAGACGGGACGCATGATGCCGGACTGGAGCTCGGCAGCGAAAGGAATGACGGCGCCGACTTCGCTGTTGTTCACTGTTTCGGTGACGACGCGGAAGAGCTTGGACTGAGTCTGGTCTCCGATGAAAAGTTGGCCCGCGAAGGGGCCGAAGCCGCCACCTGTGGTGTCCCACGCCGGATTTCCAGGCGAGTTCGCCACGTGATTGTGCGGGAAAAGGACCACTGCTGGTATCCGATCTTTCGCTACGGCTTCCCATTGGATTTGCGGAGAGTCGGGCTGCATGCCGGGAAGGTCGACCAGACCGGAGGGGTGACCATAGAATTCTCCTTCGTTCAAAACGAAGAGTTTGGAGGTTCCCACGAATTCGCCCTGGTTTTCTGAATACCACAAGCGACCATCTGGGGCGAAGGCCAAGCCCGCGGGACTGCGCAAGCCGTTTGCCCAAGGGATGAACTCGCCCTCGGGCGTCACTTTGATGGTCCAACCGCTGAATCCCCCACTGGTCCCCATGTACAAGCCGCGAGCCTTGTAGATGGCATCGTCGGCGTGCAGCAGGTTCAGGTTGAAGTAGTAGTTCCCTTCCTTGTCCTGCGCGGGGCCATGCATGTACGAATGGTAGTTGCTGTGATAGCTGAACTGGTCGGCGAGCGTCTCGAACCGGTCGGCGAGGCCATCTCCGTCCAGATCGGTCACGCGGGTCAGTTCCGGTTTCTGTCCCACCACGAGCTGCAGTCCGCTTTGATCTTCCACCACCACGCCGAGGCTGTCGAAAAGCCCTTCGGCGAAGAGGCGCCACTTCCCGTTCACGATGCGCCAGATGCCAGAGGTCCGGGTGGCGACCACGATGGTGCCATCCGGAGCCACATCGATGCCGGTAGCCTCGAAAAGCAGATCGCGACCGAAGGGATCTTTAGGCGGAAGGTATTGTTCGGAGCGATATCCAGGAGGCAGCTCGGCCTCGGTCGGCTCGATTTCGAGGTCTTGCGTCAAGTGGTCGAAGGCGCTGGGTTCGGGCTTCCACGCGGAAGAGGAAAGGGCAAGGCTTGCTCGAAGGATCGCTTGGGAATCGGACAAAGGCGGCACGATCCAGGTGGCATTGTCGTCGAGGCGTCCCGTTTCCGCTTTGATATCCTTCAAAGCTTCGGTGTTGAGAGCGAAGCGCTGTTCGTCGGGCAGATTGCCCGAAACTTCGATGGTGGTGGTTCCCTCGGAATCGACTTCGAAGCGAAGGGAGATTCTGTTGCTTCCGACTCTGTAGTTGAAAGTCGGAGACGCGGAAGGCGTCGTGGAATCCAGGGTGTATCCAAGAAACTGAGCGTCTACGCTGGCCACGTTGTCGAGGTGGTCCTCTTCGCTGCGCAGGGAGGCGTCGATGGTTTCCCAATCATGGAAGACGGCCTCCTTGAAGGAAAAGTCGGCCGGTTTTCCGCTGGGAAGCAAGGGAGCGATGAGGGCCCCGGCGTCGCCCAACTCGATTTCCTTGCTTTGAAATCCGGGCTCGAAGCCGTCGCCGCCACGGTTTTTCCATTCTCCCTCCGCGTTGAGGAATCCGCCTTGCCAGATTCTCTCGATGCCGAGGGTGCGGGGGTCGAAGCTGAAGTTGACGGCGTTTGGCAAGGCCACGTGAATGGATCTGCCAGAAAGCCCCGGCATCGAACCGCGCTGGATGCGGGTTCGCTGGTCGACCAGGATCAGCATCGGATCGAGCAGGGGGTCGTACTGGGCCGGACCGGTCTGCGTGACCAGAAGCTGAGCTGGGCCTTCTTCTCCGGGGTCGTTGAGCGTGGCAAGATAGCTGTAGATGGCGCTCGCTTTGGTCGGTCCAAGGAGCTCTTCGCTATAGGGCGGCATGACCGGCAGGTAGGTCTGACCCGTCTTCGGTTCGGATTCGGCGACTGCGAGCTCGCTTGCGGGGTTGCGGATGCTGTGAATCAGGTAGGTGAGGTCGGCGTCGATAAAGTAGCGGTTGCCGCTGCCTGATTCCTCGACTTCGCGCTTGCGTGGGGCGCGCTTGAAAAGCCCGTAGAGATTGGGCCCGGTTTTCAGCGAGGAATCGAATTTCTTCGTCGTGTGGCACTCGATGCAGCCAAGCTCCTTAAAGGTCTTTTCGCCCGTCGCTACGTGGTCGACCAATTGGGAGACATTGGTTTCGCCCGCGGTCTCGTTCGGCACGGAGACGGTTTCGAAGTCCGCGTGATGAATCTGGAAGTTGCGAATGGCGATGGGACCGTTTGCTCCTCGGATCGCGTACGGATAGCTGGCTTGTTCCCAGTTTTGCATCGATCCTTCGGTGTAGTATGGGATCGTTTGATACTGCTGCACGAGCTCGCCGTTGAGGGTCGCGTCGATGAGAAAGGCCGGGTCGATCTTGTTTTGCGCCTCGTCGAACCGCAGGGTGCGAAAGCGCAAGGAAAGCGTTTGCCATTCGCCATCCGGACGGGAGGCGTTTACAAGTGGCGGAACCGCTGCGAAGGCTTGATCGCGGTTGCGATCGAAGCCGCCTCCGATGGCTCCTGCGGTGGCGTCGCCCGGCTCGTCGCTCTCGCTGCTAGACAGCTTGATCTCGTAGCGTCCCAGCAGGTAGAGGCCCGCTTTCGAGCCTTTGGGAACCATGAAATCCAGGCTGACAATGGCGTCTCCATAGTGGTGGCGGGTGGCCAGCCAGCCTGCGTCGCCATGTTCTCCATTGGTATAGAGGATGTCTCCGGATCCACTTCCCACGAGATGCTCTCCATCGGACGAGAGCTCGATGGCGGCGGCGGTTTGCCAGCCCTCGGTAGGCTCGAGGTAGTCCAGGCTGGCCTGGGCGAAGCTTTGCATCGCGGGCAGGACGAGAATTGAGAAAAAGGCGTAGGCGTGGCGTGTGAACGAGTTCATGTAGGCGGTCCCGAGAGGGGACAATGAGCGAAGTGATTGAACGATTAATCGATTAGGCAAATCCACTGTCCTGACTGAGTTGCCAAGCGGCAAGCGCAAAGGCGGGAGGCGTTTTCCGGGCGGCCCGAATGGGCTAGCAGTAGAGAAAAGGTGGGTAGAGGCGCTTATGGAATCAGGGAATCCTTAGGGGCTGATCCGTCAGGAAAGGACCAGGGCGCATTGCCGCTTCAGGGAGGGCGTGATTCGGACGATGAAGGAAGCGCATCTCTACGCTTCATCGCATACGCGCATCGCTCTCCTGGTTCGCAATGAACACGTTAAAACCGCTTGCCACTCTCGCCTTCTTTCTTTCCGCCATGGTTTCCGCCAGCGGTCTGACGTTTACCGATGTCGATCTCGATGGCCGCGACGGCGAGCCCGACTATCTCTACGTGGAGAAACGAGGGCAGAAGCAGTCCACCTGGAGCTCGACCTTCGATCTGCTCGCTGCCGGGTACGACCCGCTGAAGATGGAGCTCGTCAGGGCGACGGTCTTTTTTGCCTTCGCGGACGACTGGTTTCACGATGGTGCGGAAAAGGCGACCATCGAAGTCGGCGGCAAAACGCTTTGGAGAAAGCAGGAAGTCGACGGCTTGTGGCTGTTTCCCATCGTCGGGTACGATTGGTATTCGGCGACGCTCGACGGCGAGCTGCTGGCCGACCTGCAGGATGGCAGCATCGGCTATTCCGTGGTGGCTACGAATGGCGACTTCTTTTTCAAGGAGGCCAAGCTGGTCGCTCATGGCGAAGTCAGCGTTCCCGATACGGGGCTCACCGGGGCGATGCTCGGGCTGGGGCTTGCCATCCTGTTCGTGCTGAAAAAGCAGATGCGCTCGGCGAAGGGCGACTAGCGGAGCGTCGCGAACAAGCCCCGCTTCGATCGTAAGCAAGTCGATGTCGTCTCGGGGAGGGCTCGATAGCTTGGGCTAGAACTCGAGAAAGTGTCGCTGTCGCCAACCAAGCAGCTCCTTGGCTCGATCGTTGGCCATGAGCGTTTGGCGTCCAGTGATCTCGCGTTTGAACTCGCTCACGCCAGGCAGGTATTCCTTCACCAGGTCCATGGTGTCGCGATCGTTGGAAATGTCGTCTGCGGCGAGGATGACCGCCTCGCAGCCGAGGTCGTCCTTTTCGATGCCTAGGCGGCAGGCGATCGCCAGATCCCGCGAGTCGATGTAGGACCAAAGCACCCGCTGACGATATTCCGGATGGTCGAAGCTGGCGATGACTCCGGCGTGGTCCTCCGGGCAGAGAATGTTGCCGATGCGCAAGGAAACCACCTGCATGCCGGTGCGGCGATGGAAAGTGGCGGCCGTGGCTTCGTTGACGATCTTCGAGAGACCGTAGCTGTCTTCCGGGAGTTGCGGGTGGGCTTCGTCCACCGGCAGGTACTGCGGCTCGAAGAAGTCGGTGGCGAAACAGATGCCGTAAGAGGATTCGCTGGAGGCGATGACCGCTTTCTGGATTCCCAAGATGGCGCAGCCTTCCAGCACGTTGTAGGTGCTCATGGAGTTCACCCGGAAGACCTCGTTGTTTGGCGTTTCGTGGGCTCGGGGGATGGCCGCCATGTGTATGACGCCAGCGTAGGGCTCTCGGCTCCCGGTGTTGAAGGCGGAGAAGGAAGTGATGACCTGACCCATGTCGGTGAGGTCGGCGATGATGGTGCGGCAGAGCGGCTCGCTGGGCTGGCGCGAGTCCACGTTTACCACTTCGTAGCCCTCTTCGATCAGGTGTTTGACGATCCAGTGTCCGGCTTTGCCGGAACCTCCGGTGACGATGATACGTTTGCTTGGCATAGGCGATAGGTGTGGGTGGGGGGTCTCGGTTTGTGGGGTAACGAAACGTGGAGAGGCCGAGTCCCATTGCAAGGGATCACGGGCGATTCCCTGCTCTTACTATGCAACGCGAAACCAGCGGTGATCGAGGACCGCCTGGCAAGCCTTTAGGCGAAGAAGCGGTGGTAGCTTTTCCAGCCGACCCATACGCCGACCAGCGAGAACGATCCGCTTGTGAAAAAGGCGGTCATGAAATCGCCGAAGGTTTCGCCCACGTACCAGCCCAGGTAGCTGAAGAGCGTCATGCCGACGAAGATGCAGAGCTTTTGCATAGCGCATCTATCGACAGAGCGAGGCGTCGACTGAAACGCAACGCCCCGAGCCCGTTTGCCTTAGATGCGCTTTTCTTCGATATCGTAGACGTCGAACCAGACGTAGACGATCTTGTTGGCAGGGATGAACTCGGGGATGTAGCCTTCGAGAAACTCCTGCAGCTCGATCGGCATCTCGCTGGGGCGGAGACCGCGCATCTTGTTGTTCCAGGCGATGATCTCGCGCTTGTCCTCCACTTTGGAGTTTTCCTGTATCCATGCGGCGACCGCATCGTCGTCGGCCCCGGTGGCTACGAACTCCTTGAAGACCTCGCCGTCGATGCCGGTGAAGTCGAAGAAGAAGTTGTCCAGCGGGCAATTGAAGTGGTACTCGTCATTGGTTCCCGCTAGCACGGCGCGGCACTTGTCGAGGGCGCGAGCGGCCACTACGTATCCTCCAAGCGTGGTACGCGGGCTGCGGGGAAAGTCCTTGCTCAG from Pelagicoccus sp. SDUM812003 harbors:
- a CDS encoding family 16 glycoside hydrolase, yielding MNSFTRHAYAFFSILVLPAMQSFAQASLDYLEPTEGWQTAAAIELSSDGEHLVGSGSGDILYTNGEHGDAGWLATRHHYGDAIVSLDFMVPKGSKAGLYLLGRYEIKLSSSESDEPGDATAGAIGGGFDRNRDQAFAAVPPLVNASRPDGEWQTLSLRFRTLRFDEAQNKIDPAFLIDATLNGELVQQYQTIPYYTEGSMQNWEQASYPYAIRGANGPIAIRNFQIHHADFETVSVPNETAGETNVSQLVDHVATGEKTFKELGCIECHTTKKFDSSLKTGPNLYGLFKRAPRKREVEESGSGNRYFIDADLTYLIHSIRNPASELAVAESEPKTGQTYLPVMPPYSEELLGPTKASAIYSYLATLNDPGEEGPAQLLVTQTGPAQYDPLLDPMLILVDQRTRIQRGSMPGLSGRSIHVALPNAVNFSFDPRTLGIERIWQGGFLNAEGEWKNRGGDGFEPGFQSKEIELGDAGALIAPLLPSGKPADFSFKEAVFHDWETIDASLRSEEDHLDNVASVDAQFLGYTLDSTTPSASPTFNYRVGSNRISLRFEVDSEGTTTIEVSGNLPDEQRFALNTEALKDIKAETGRLDDNATWIVPPLSDSQAILRASLALSSSAWKPEPSAFDHLTQDLEIEPTEAELPPGYRSEQYLPPKDPFGRDLLFEATGIDVAPDGTIVVATRTSGIWRIVNGKWRLFAEGLFDSLGVVVEDQSGLQLVVGQKPELTRVTDLDGDGLADRFETLADQFSYHSNYHSYMHGPAQDKEGNYYFNLNLLHADDAIYKARGLYMGTSGGFSGWTIKVTPEGEFIPWANGLRSPAGLAFAPDGRLWYSENQGEFVGTSKLFVLNEGEFYGHPSGLVDLPGMQPDSPQIQWEAVAKDRIPAVVLFPHNHVANSPGNPAWDTTGGGFGPFAGQLFIGDQTQSKLFRVVTETVNNSEVGAVIPFAAELQSGIMRPVFLPDGSLLIGQTGRGWQARGGKVASLQRIVWDGETTPIDIQTVSQADEAFSIAFTKPISSSVSEESIRDSIAINSWTYRDAPDYGSPELDPVQEQIASLEISEDRKTIRIELTPQSYQSIENQTARVYHVEIRSDTLFESASPDTLECWITAD
- a CDS encoding VPDSG-CTERM sorting domain-containing protein — translated: MNTLKPLATLAFFLSAMVSASGLTFTDVDLDGRDGEPDYLYVEKRGQKQSTWSSTFDLLAAGYDPLKMELVRATVFFAFADDWFHDGAEKATIEVGGKTLWRKQEVDGLWLFPIVGYDWYSATLDGELLADLQDGSIGYSVVATNGDFFFKEAKLVAHGEVSVPDTGLTGAMLGLGLAILFVLKKQMRSAKGD
- a CDS encoding NAD(P)-dependent oxidoreductase; this encodes MPSKRIIVTGGSGKAGHWIVKHLIEEGYEVVNVDSRQPSEPLCRTIIADLTDMGQVITSFSAFNTGSREPYAGVIHMAAIPRAHETPNNEVFRVNSMSTYNVLEGCAILGIQKAVIASSESSYGICFATDFFEPQYLPVDEAHPQLPEDSYGLSKIVNEATAATFHRRTGMQVVSLRIGNILCPEDHAGVIASFDHPEYRQRVLWSYIDSRDLAIACRLGIEKDDLGCEAVILAADDISNDRDTMDLVKEYLPGVSEFKREITGRQTLMANDRAKELLGWRQRHFLEF
- a CDS encoding DUF5069 domain-containing protein produces the protein MSTETKNKVAALAKDLSKDFPRSPRTTLGGYVVAARALDKCRAVLAGTNDEYHFNCPLDNFFFDFTGIDGEVFKEFVATGADDDAVAAWIQENSKVEDKREIIAWNNKMRGLRPSEMPIELQEFLEGYIPEFIPANKIVYVWFDVYDIEEKRI